The Kordia sp. SMS9 genome window below encodes:
- the htpG gene encoding molecular chaperone HtpG: MTTGNINVSVENIFPLIKKFLYSDHEIFLRELISNATDATLKLKHLTNIGEASVEYGNPVIEVKVDKEGKKLHLIDQGIGMSADEIQKYINEVAFSGAEEFLEKYKDSAKDSGIIGHFGLGFYSAFMVAEKVEIISKSYKEDEKAAHWTCDGSPQFTLEAHDKTDRGTEIILHIAEDSTEFLEDSRITELLVKYNKFMPIPIKFGTKEETLPLPEDAEEGAEAEKITVDNIINNPTPAWTKQPADLEEDDYKNFYRELYPMQFEEPLFNIHLNVDYPFNLTGILYFPKMGNDMNMQKDRIQLYQNQVFVTDNVEGIVPEFLTMLKGVIDSPDIPLNVSRSYLQADGNVKKIASYITRKVADKLNSLFKNSREDFEAKWDDIKIVIEYGMLSEEKFFDKADKFALYPTVDGTYHTFEELHEKVKDTQTDKDDKTIILYASNKDQQHSYIEAAKDKGYEVLLLDSPIVSHLIQKLETSKENISFARVDADHIDNLIKKDEEQISKLSDEEKESLKTTLTEVVPADKYTVQLEAMDSNASPFMITQPEFMRRMKEMQQTGGGGMFGMNNFPEMYNLVVNTNHELVGQILNTKTRKKQERLIKQSLDLARLSQNLLTGEELTEFIKRSYDMIK, translated from the coding sequence ATGACAACAGGAAATATTAATGTATCTGTAGAAAACATTTTTCCTTTAATAAAGAAGTTCTTATACAGCGATCATGAAATCTTTTTAAGAGAATTGATCTCAAATGCTACGGACGCAACGTTGAAGCTAAAACACTTGACAAATATTGGAGAAGCAAGTGTTGAGTATGGAAATCCAGTAATTGAAGTGAAGGTTGACAAAGAAGGCAAAAAATTGCACCTTATTGATCAAGGAATTGGAATGTCGGCGGATGAAATTCAAAAATACATCAACGAAGTCGCGTTCTCTGGTGCAGAAGAATTCTTAGAAAAATACAAAGATTCCGCAAAAGATTCTGGAATTATTGGACACTTTGGACTCGGTTTTTACTCGGCGTTCATGGTGGCAGAAAAAGTAGAAATCATCTCAAAAAGTTACAAAGAAGATGAAAAAGCAGCACATTGGACCTGTGATGGATCGCCACAATTTACCTTAGAAGCACATGACAAAACGGATCGTGGAACGGAAATCATCTTACACATTGCAGAAGATTCAACAGAATTCTTAGAAGATTCTAGAATTACGGAATTGTTAGTGAAATACAACAAATTCATGCCAATTCCGATCAAATTTGGAACGAAAGAAGAAACATTACCACTTCCAGAAGATGCAGAAGAAGGTGCAGAAGCAGAAAAAATTACAGTTGATAACATCATCAACAATCCAACGCCAGCGTGGACAAAACAACCAGCAGATTTAGAAGAAGACGATTATAAAAATTTCTACCGCGAATTGTATCCAATGCAATTTGAAGAGCCATTATTCAACATTCACCTAAATGTAGATTATCCGTTCAACCTTACGGGAATTTTATACTTTCCAAAGATGGGCAACGATATGAACATGCAAAAGGATAGAATCCAATTGTATCAAAATCAAGTGTTTGTTACGGATAATGTGGAAGGAATTGTACCTGAGTTTTTAACGATGTTAAAAGGTGTGATTGATTCACCAGACATTCCATTAAACGTATCGCGTTCGTACTTACAAGCCGATGGAAACGTAAAGAAAATCGCTTCGTACATCACACGAAAAGTGGCAGATAAATTAAACTCATTGTTCAAAAACAGCCGAGAAGATTTTGAAGCAAAATGGGATGACATCAAAATTGTGATTGAATACGGAATGCTTTCAGAAGAAAAATTCTTTGACAAAGCAGATAAGTTTGCCTTATATCCAACAGTAGACGGAACGTACCACACGTTTGAAGAATTGCACGAAAAAGTAAAAGATACGCAAACGGACAAAGATGATAAAACCATCATTTTATACGCTTCTAACAAAGATCAACAACACAGCTACATTGAAGCAGCAAAAGACAAAGGATACGAAGTCTTATTGTTAGATTCTCCGATAGTTTCACACTTAATTCAAAAGTTAGAAACTTCAAAAGAGAACATTTCTTTTGCCCGTGTAGATGCAGATCATATTGACAATTTAATTAAGAAAGACGAAGAACAAATTTCAAAACTTTCAGACGAAGAAAAAGAAAGTTTGAAAACGACCTTAACAGAAGTGGTTCCTGCGGATAAATACACCGTTCAGTTAGAAGCAATGGATTCCAACGCGTCTCCATTTATGATTACGCAACCAGAATTTATGCGTCGTATGAAAGAAATGCAGCAAACTGGTGGCGGCGGAATGTTCGGAATGAACAATTTCCCTGAAATGTACAACTTGGTTGTAAACACAAATCACGAATTGGTAGGACAGATTTTAAATACCAAAACTCGCAAAAAGCAAGAACGTTTAATTAAACAATCGTTGGATTTAGCGCGTTTGTCGCAAAATTTACTGACAGGTGAAGAGTTAACAGAATTCATCAAACGCAGTTACGACATGATTAAATAA
- a CDS encoding ATP-binding protein yields the protein MINIRFHFTLFLLILFYIDCFSFSNDSLPKLENQLKLDDKEKISYYLRSIDTLTNIEDIANANIEISNIYLTSGYYLKNPKLDSVYYYADIARTISKNSESTFKQYLLSTGYMATALAESGNNIEALNYFNEIILSIELSRTPFEYFRFRQSASTEKALIFMKKTSYDLAMKEYDNFFNYVQSNSIDEKRISSIVYLTITKIKRLQGDINTAFEYAHKALARSKMNRLKHRQILANFFLIYLYIDQDKYDEVSEKLESIYQEIKTREKHSVFFLEYYLLKSMLEERKGNSASQIEYAKKAYNFKQQGNLNKILQAGAILIRAYKKQGNYKKALAIYENNNLLKKKRNINFATINQLSFDNQIKDKEVKSKTIENKAQQRTILIISIILFFALLLVFVGFYLNQNKQKLNNKLKKIDKEKSQFIENISHEISTPITVIKGYLKLINTSASDYNKVIDYTKLAEQNTKFISNNITNFLTLIKLDNVDCPKKHTKEKLGSFLHETFSMFIGIAELKQIEIYYKTNIHKDQKISFDYDSLHKIVNNLVSNAIKYSNSSGTIHIHSYINKSGITITVKDEGIGIPQKEQTKVFNRFFQTNQQNASGGFGIGLSLVKKLVTFLNGSITLESDEGVGSVFTVQLPLNIENYTLYINEKNHQYNLLTSNVSKVVKKEGNLPSILIVDDLIGMTQFIAKALGESFDCKYAFNGKEALEKCQNQNFDLIISDLCMPQMSGFELKQKLNKNKNLGKIPFVMMTSSVKEYFANIDNAPIEINKYLIKPFTVDELLACIRTFIEPSIYQKQLLNNDGLGIHYNGAYSDFIRKVSAIIHDHLNDPNFTIKILAEKCGYSHKQFIHIIKNKTGLSPRKLILEIRLLKAYILITNKRQLSLNEVIYQIGLNSRSYFNKAFETRFGIKPGKLANKKVA from the coding sequence TTGATAAACATTAGATTTCACTTTACTTTATTTTTACTAATATTATTTTATATAGATTGTTTTTCTTTTTCCAATGATTCTTTACCAAAATTAGAAAATCAATTAAAATTAGATGACAAGGAAAAAATATCCTATTATTTAAGAAGTATTGATACCCTTACCAATATTGAGGATATAGCCAATGCTAATATTGAAATTTCTAATATTTACTTAACTTCTGGGTATTACTTAAAAAATCCAAAACTCGACAGTGTTTATTATTATGCTGATATCGCTAGAACGATTTCTAAAAATTCTGAAAGCACCTTTAAACAATATTTGCTGAGTACAGGTTATATGGCTACTGCCTTAGCCGAATCTGGAAATAATATTGAAGCGTTGAATTATTTTAACGAAATTATTCTAAGTATTGAGTTAAGTCGAACTCCTTTTGAATATTTTAGATTTAGGCAAAGTGCTAGTACCGAAAAGGCGCTTATATTTATGAAGAAAACTTCCTATGATTTGGCAATGAAAGAATATGACAACTTCTTCAACTACGTACAATCAAACTCCATTGACGAAAAAAGAATCTCTTCTATTGTCTATTTAACCATTACCAAAATAAAAAGATTACAAGGCGATATTAATACTGCTTTTGAATATGCCCACAAAGCTTTAGCTAGAAGTAAAATGAATAGGTTAAAACACAGACAGATATTAGCTAATTTTTTTCTGATTTACTTATACATTGATCAAGATAAATACGATGAAGTTTCTGAGAAGCTAGAAAGCATTTATCAAGAAATAAAAACAAGAGAGAAACACAGTGTGTTTTTCTTAGAGTATTATCTTTTGAAGTCAATGTTAGAAGAGCGGAAAGGAAATAGTGCGTCTCAAATTGAATATGCTAAAAAAGCCTATAATTTTAAACAACAAGGAAACTTGAATAAAATATTACAAGCAGGAGCTATTTTAATAAGGGCCTATAAAAAGCAAGGAAACTATAAAAAGGCATTAGCCATATATGAAAACAACAATTTGCTTAAAAAGAAACGGAATATAAATTTTGCAACCATCAACCAATTATCATTTGATAATCAAATAAAAGACAAGGAAGTAAAAAGTAAAACGATTGAGAATAAAGCACAACAAAGAACTATATTAATTATTTCTATAATTTTATTTTTTGCATTACTATTGGTATTCGTAGGATTCTACTTAAACCAAAATAAGCAAAAATTAAATAACAAACTCAAAAAAATAGATAAAGAGAAATCGCAATTCATTGAAAACATTTCTCATGAAATCAGCACTCCAATAACTGTTATTAAAGGATATCTAAAATTAATTAACACCTCCGCTTCCGACTATAACAAAGTAATTGATTATACAAAGCTAGCAGAACAAAACACAAAATTTATTAGTAATAACATCACAAACTTTTTAACACTAATAAAGCTTGATAACGTTGATTGTCCCAAAAAACACACTAAAGAAAAGCTTGGAAGTTTTTTACATGAAACATTCAGTATGTTTATTGGCATTGCTGAGCTCAAACAAATAGAAATTTACTATAAAACCAATATCCATAAAGACCAAAAAATATCCTTTGATTATGATAGTTTGCATAAAATCGTAAATAATTTGGTAAGCAATGCCATAAAATATTCAAATTCATCAGGTACCATTCACATACATTCTTACATAAATAAATCAGGTATAACCATTACTGTAAAAGATGAAGGTATTGGAATTCCTCAAAAAGAACAAACAAAAGTTTTCAATCGTTTTTTTCAAACCAACCAACAAAACGCTTCAGGAGGTTTTGGCATTGGACTTTCACTGGTAAAAAAACTGGTTACTTTCCTTAATGGTAGTATTACGCTGGAAAGCGATGAAGGCGTTGGAAGTGTTTTTACAGTTCAACTTCCTTTAAATATAGAAAACTATACTTTATATATAAACGAAAAGAATCATCAATATAATTTACTAACTTCTAATGTATCCAAAGTCGTTAAAAAAGAGGGTAATTTGCCTTCCATTTTAATCGTAGATGATCTAATTGGTATGACGCAATTCATTGCAAAGGCATTGGGAGAATCTTTTGATTGTAAATACGCATTCAATGGTAAAGAAGCACTAGAGAAATGCCAGAATCAAAATTTTGATCTAATTATATCTGATCTTTGTATGCCTCAAATGAGTGGATTTGAGTTGAAACAAAAGTTAAATAAAAACAAAAATCTAGGTAAAATTCCATTTGTTATGATGACCTCTTCTGTAAAGGAATATTTTGCAAATATTGATAATGCCCCAATAGAAATCAACAAATATTTAATTAAACCCTTTACAGTAGATGAACTATTAGCTTGTATTCGTACTTTCATTGAGCCTTCAATTTATCAAAAACAACTTTTAAATAATGATGGATTAGGTATTCATTATAATGGTGCTTATTCTGATTTCATTCGAAAAGTTAGTGCTATCATACATGACCATTTAAATGATCCAAATTTTACGATAAAAATACTAGCTGAAAAATGTGGCTATAGTCACAAACAGTTCATACATATTATAAAGAATAAAACGGGCTTATCACCGAGAAAACTTATTTTAGAAATTCGTTTATTAAAAGCATACATTTTAATTACAAATAAAAGACAGCTATCATTAAATGAAGTTATTTACCAAATAGGATTAAATAGTAGATCTTATTTTAATAAAGCTTTTGAAACGCGTTTTGGAATTAAACCAGGAAAACTTGCCAATAAGAAAGTAGCGTGA
- a CDS encoding transposase, whose translation MTDMVQKRGFLFSLAMKIQRISEFQHKFSFLSSVENFDAYYVRFLESDLGKIYTAIPWSDLVRYFDLKESSKGTKMSFSPQGRIALMFLKHYACCSDKRLIEQLNSNIDYQFFCDLHLGFDRITNYKIVSQIRCELSASLDIDVLQKCLYVHWSDYIENPNQVTVDATCYDSELRYPSNQKLLWEAVHWMYKQLRKNAKVVGVKMIRSKYLKWKLRYHGFSKMRRKSKSKRKSLTRALLLLLKKFIDFEAHLRKKYNLQASVQYYRRVATIKKVYSQQEYHFRTGNKIKDRIVSIAKDYLRPIVRGKEIKPVEFGAKVNKLQIDGISFIEHLSFHAFNEGTRLQATIYKAQDLTHRKTKIIGADAIYATNKNRNFVTKHKIKTDFKRKGRPPKDYKQEKKLKSLITKERATRLEGSFGKEKEYYHLKKIKAKTKLTETLWIFFGIHTANALEIGRRIYKKQQIAA comes from the coding sequence ATGACCGATATGGTGCAAAAACGGGGTTTTCTTTTTTCTCTAGCTATGAAAATACAAAGAATTAGTGAGTTTCAGCACAAATTTTCCTTTTTATCTTCTGTTGAAAATTTTGATGCATATTATGTTCGATTTTTAGAGAGTGATCTTGGTAAGATTTACACTGCCATTCCTTGGTCTGATTTGGTTAGATATTTTGACCTTAAAGAATCTTCTAAAGGAACTAAAATGTCCTTTAGTCCACAAGGTCGGATTGCGCTGATGTTTTTAAAACATTATGCCTGTTGCAGTGATAAGCGACTTATAGAACAACTCAACAGTAATATTGATTATCAGTTTTTTTGTGATTTACATTTGGGTTTTGACCGTATCACTAATTATAAAATTGTAAGTCAAATACGATGTGAGCTATCTGCTAGCTTAGATATTGATGTATTGCAAAAATGTCTATATGTACACTGGTCTGATTATATTGAAAATCCTAATCAAGTCACTGTGGATGCTACTTGTTATGATAGTGAACTGCGGTATCCTTCCAACCAAAAGCTACTATGGGAAGCTGTTCATTGGATGTATAAGCAACTCCGTAAAAATGCTAAAGTAGTAGGGGTAAAAATGATACGCAGTAAATACTTGAAATGGAAACTACGTTATCATGGCTTTAGCAAGATGCGTCGTAAGTCCAAGTCCAAACGAAAATCACTGACACGGGCACTTTTATTGTTATTAAAGAAGTTTATCGACTTTGAAGCTCACTTACGTAAAAAGTACAACTTGCAAGCAAGTGTACAATACTATCGCAGAGTAGCTACAATCAAAAAAGTTTACTCTCAACAAGAATATCACTTCAGAACAGGTAATAAGATTAAAGACCGTATTGTAAGTATTGCAAAGGACTACTTACGACCTATCGTTCGAGGAAAAGAAATCAAACCCGTAGAGTTCGGTGCCAAAGTTAACAAACTACAAATCGATGGAATTAGCTTTATAGAACACCTAAGTTTTCATGCCTTCAATGAGGGAACGCGACTGCAAGCTACGATCTATAAAGCACAAGATCTTACCCATAGAAAAACCAAGATCATTGGAGCAGATGCTATATATGCCACAAACAAGAATAGAAACTTTGTCACAAAGCACAAGATTAAAACTGACTTCAAAAGAAAAGGAAGGCCTCCTAAAGACTACAAGCAAGAGAAAAAATTAAAGAGCTTAATCACAAAAGAAAGAGCTACGCGATTAGAAGGTAGCTTTGGCAAGGAAAAAGAGTATTATCATCTCAAAAAAATAAAAGCAAAAACAAAGCTTACAGAAACCTTGTGGATATTCTTTGGTATACATACCGCTAATGCCTTAGAAATCGGAAGAAGAATCTACAAAAAGCAACAAATAGCAGCATAA
- a CDS encoding RluA family pseudouridine synthase, which yields MKLLETHIVPKLHAPVRIQEYNIANFKTIGSKSALKKTIKKQLITINDQTATTATFLSENDCIKVYAAAMIPKKIFKLEIPVIFEDDTIAVIHKPAGFPTNGNYFKTIENALPHNLQPSASEDALQFPKPVHRLDNPTSGILIIAKTKRAQRDLYRQFEQQEITKTYQAIVIGKTLKKGEITSPVSEKKAFTDYETLQTVSSLQNEFLSHVKLHPKTGRTHQLRVHLASIQHPIVGDSLYGKEAENYKKGLFLCATSVEFTHPITKEKVIYTIQPPTKFTSFLAREERRFLKYTF from the coding sequence ATGAAACTTCTTGAAACACATATTGTCCCAAAACTCCATGCGCCTGTTCGCATTCAAGAATATAATATTGCTAATTTTAAAACGATTGGTTCGAAAAGTGCTTTGAAAAAAACGATCAAAAAGCAACTGATTACGATCAACGATCAAACGGCGACTACTGCTACGTTTCTCTCAGAAAATGATTGCATTAAAGTGTACGCAGCAGCAATGATTCCCAAAAAAATATTTAAACTAGAAATTCCAGTTATTTTTGAAGATGATACTATTGCCGTCATTCACAAACCTGCGGGATTTCCCACCAATGGAAATTATTTTAAAACCATTGAAAATGCATTACCGCACAACTTACAACCTTCTGCAAGTGAAGATGCGTTGCAGTTTCCAAAACCAGTACATCGTTTGGACAATCCAACTTCGGGAATTTTAATTATCGCCAAAACAAAAAGGGCGCAACGCGATTTATATCGGCAATTTGAACAGCAAGAAATTACAAAGACGTATCAAGCAATTGTAATTGGCAAAACTCTTAAAAAGGGGGAAATTACTTCGCCTGTATCGGAAAAAAAAGCGTTTACCGACTACGAAACTTTACAAACTGTTTCTTCTTTACAAAATGAATTTCTATCACATGTAAAATTACATCCAAAAACAGGCAGAACGCACCAATTGCGTGTGCATTTGGCAAGCATTCAACATCCGATTGTAGGTGATTCATTGTACGGAAAAGAAGCAGAAAATTATAAAAAAGGCTTGTTTTTGTGCGCAACTTCTGTGGAATTCACACATCCAATTACTAAAGAAAAAGTAATCTATACGATACAACCGCCAACTAAATTTACAAGTTTCCTAGCACGTGAAGAAAGACGGTTTTTGAAATATACTTTTTAG
- a CDS encoding alpha-ketoglutarate-dependent dioxygenase AlkB, producing MMNLASLFSDNRPQKLNLPEADITYYPNFIPATEATRIFETLRDETPWQQDDIKVFGKVYAQPRLTALYGTNQKSYSYSNIKMTPHALTPLLADLKQQVDQTCEVNFTTMLLNYYRDGKDSNGWHADNEKELGVNPIIASLSFGQERYFHLKHRTDKTLKHKILLQHGSLLVMKGETQHKWLHQIPKTAKPIQGRINSTFRIIV from the coding sequence ATGATGAATCTAGCTTCTTTATTTTCTGATAATCGTCCGCAAAAACTGAATCTTCCTGAGGCTGACATTACGTATTATCCCAATTTTATTCCTGCCACAGAAGCAACGCGTATTTTTGAAACCTTACGTGACGAAACGCCTTGGCAACAAGACGATATTAAAGTGTTTGGGAAAGTGTATGCACAACCACGATTGACAGCGTTATACGGAACCAATCAAAAATCATATAGTTACTCCAACATTAAAATGACGCCACATGCATTAACGCCGTTGTTGGCTGACTTAAAGCAACAAGTAGATCAAACCTGCGAGGTAAATTTTACTACGATGTTACTCAACTATTACAGAGATGGAAAAGACAGCAATGGCTGGCATGCAGACAATGAAAAAGAATTAGGAGTAAATCCAATTATTGCTTCGTTGAGTTTTGGACAAGAGCGGTATTTTCATCTCAAACATCGTACGGATAAAACCCTCAAACACAAAATTTTACTACAGCATGGAAGTTTATTAGTGATGAAAGGTGAAACACAGCACAAATGGTTGCATCAAATTCCAAAAACGGCGAAACCAATTCAAGGTCGCATCAATAGTACGTTTCGGATTATTGTATAA
- a CDS encoding M15 family metallopeptidase → MHTFQYLFIALTLLLFNSSVTQLPKGFVYVSDYIPEITLELRYFGTNNFVGTPIDGYEAEKCILSLPATKALQKAQAALKKQNIGIKIFDAYRPQRAVDHFRRWARNLNDTLMKKQFYPDVAKKDLFKLEYIATKSRHSSGSTVDVTLIHLDTKEELDMGSSYDFFGKISWVSYQELTKAQLHNRKLLQETMLQNGFRNYPQEWWHFTLRGEPNRNQYFDFPVQ, encoded by the coding sequence ATGCACACATTTCAATACCTTTTTATTGCACTTACGCTGCTACTTTTTAACAGCAGTGTTACGCAACTGCCCAAAGGTTTTGTGTATGTTTCAGATTATATTCCAGAAATTACACTAGAGTTGCGCTATTTTGGAACAAATAATTTTGTAGGAACACCTATAGATGGTTACGAAGCTGAAAAATGTATTTTATCATTACCAGCTACGAAAGCACTACAAAAAGCACAGGCAGCACTCAAAAAACAAAACATAGGAATTAAAATATTTGATGCGTACCGACCACAACGCGCCGTAGATCATTTTCGCCGTTGGGCAAGAAACTTGAATGATACGTTGATGAAGAAACAGTTTTATCCTGATGTGGCTAAAAAAGATTTATTCAAACTAGAATATATCGCCACAAAATCGCGTCATAGTAGTGGAAGTACGGTGGATGTTACTTTAATTCATTTGGACACAAAAGAAGAACTCGATATGGGAAGTTCGTATGATTTCTTTGGAAAAATTTCATGGGTTTCGTATCAAGAATTAACCAAAGCACAACTACACAATCGGAAACTATTGCAAGAAACCATGTTGCAAAATGGTTTTCGAAACTATCCACAAGAGTGGTGGCATTTTACACTACGCGGCGAACCCAATCGCAACCAGTATTTTGACTTTCCAGTTCAGTAA
- a CDS encoding serine hydrolase has translation MKKPFILKICCVILFMAIPLATFAQSIENQIDQLMSDQYKKEASGATILVAKDGKVIFRKAYGKANLELDIDMIPENIFEIGSITKQFTAVGILMLLEEGKLSLEDEITKYIPDYPTQDTKITIHHLLTHTSGIKSYTSMDSLREYARKDISPTELIDAFKNEPMDFKPGEQFRYNNSGYALLGYIIEKITGKTYEEFVQKRIFDKVKMKNSYYGSKSKLIKNRAYGYQERKNGYVNADYISMKVPYAAGSLMSTVDDLYKWNTAIRNHKLISKESTKKAFTNYKIDNGNNISYGYGWFMARIQDVPVIEHGGGIFGYTSQGMYVPSENVYVIILTNCDCISPTDIAYKIAAVTIGKSVPKVSDAITLNKEQLQKWVGAYKFSDGTIRFITLKGNQLYSQRIDSNGKSKIYPLSEDHFFFDDGYSELLFTNDSKRKAVFRNKRAEFNGEESDVEMPEAKKEIQLSAEVLKKYAGTYQLMPNMELEIIVEGDRIFGQPTNQSKAELFAESEDNFFLKVVPATVTFEIDPATKLPISLTLDQGGRKTTAKKIK, from the coding sequence ATGAAAAAACCATTTATTTTGAAAATCTGCTGTGTTATACTGTTCATGGCAATTCCATTGGCAACATTCGCACAAAGTATAGAAAACCAAATTGATCAACTGATGAGCGATCAATACAAAAAAGAGGCTTCTGGTGCTACTATTTTGGTTGCAAAAGACGGTAAGGTCATTTTCCGAAAAGCGTATGGAAAAGCCAATTTAGAACTCGATATTGACATGATTCCTGAAAATATCTTTGAAATTGGTTCCATCACCAAACAATTTACCGCAGTTGGTATTTTAATGTTATTGGAAGAAGGAAAGCTTTCGCTAGAAGATGAAATCACCAAGTACATTCCCGATTATCCTACGCAAGACACCAAAATTACCATTCATCACTTGTTGACGCATACTTCAGGAATTAAAAGTTACACTTCAATGGACTCTTTACGCGAGTATGCCCGAAAGGACATTTCGCCAACGGAATTGATCGATGCGTTTAAAAATGAACCAATGGATTTTAAACCTGGCGAACAATTTCGTTACAACAATTCAGGATATGCGTTGTTGGGCTATATCATTGAAAAAATTACAGGGAAAACATACGAAGAATTTGTACAAAAGCGCATTTTTGACAAAGTGAAGATGAAAAATTCCTATTATGGAAGCAAATCCAAACTTATTAAAAATCGTGCCTACGGATATCAAGAACGTAAAAACGGCTATGTAAATGCTGATTATATCAGTATGAAGGTTCCGTATGCGGCAGGTTCGCTCATGTCTACCGTAGACGATTTGTATAAATGGAATACGGCAATTCGCAATCACAAATTAATTTCAAAAGAAAGTACCAAAAAAGCATTTACCAATTACAAAATTGACAACGGAAACAATATCAGTTACGGGTATGGCTGGTTTATGGCACGCATACAAGATGTCCCTGTCATAGAACATGGCGGTGGTATTTTTGGCTACACCTCACAAGGAATGTATGTGCCAAGCGAAAATGTATATGTGATTATTTTGACCAATTGCGATTGTATTTCTCCAACCGATATTGCCTACAAAATTGCTGCGGTTACCATTGGAAAATCGGTTCCAAAAGTATCGGATGCCATTACACTCAACAAAGAACAATTGCAAAAATGGGTAGGCGCATACAAATTTTCAGATGGAACTATTCGTTTTATCACACTGAAAGGCAATCAATTATACAGTCAGCGAATTGACAGCAACGGGAAATCTAAAATTTACCCACTTTCGGAAGATCATTTTTTCTTTGATGATGGCTATTCTGAATTACTCTTTACAAATGACTCAAAAAGAAAAGCTGTTTTTAGAAATAAAAGAGCGGAATTTAATGGTGAAGAAAGCGATGTAGAAATGCCCGAAGCGAAAAAGGAAATTCAACTTTCTGCGGAAGTTTTGAAAAAGTATGCAGGAACGTATCAATTAATGCCCAATATGGAATTGGAAATCATCGTGGAAGGCGACCGCATTTTTGGACAACCTACCAATCAATCGAAGGCTGAATTATTTGCAGAATCGGAAGATAATTTCTTTCTAAAAGTAGTTCCTGCAACAGTTACTTTTGAAATTGATCCTGCCACAAAATTGCCTATAAGTTTAACGTTAGATCAAGGCGGAAGAAAAACAACTGCGAAGAAGATTAAGTAA